The window ACGATTACTGTTTCATAATCAGTGGTGTTGTTTAGTGGCTATATATCTGTGTATAATTGTATCGACTGTACATAGAAATGATTAATCACAAAAAAACAGATCCCACTCAGCTTCATATGGTCCAAACTGCACCTTCGAGTTGGCAGAAAGTGTATTTAATCGATTCAGATCAATTATGAATAGGggtgggcaacgattacaatttttaatctaattaatcacatgatttccccgattaatcACGACTAATCGTATTTgcacgcaaaatccaaaaataaattcaaaagtagtgtatagcttttagcacttagttttattttaaatgtactgccatatgaacgaaagagccataacatttgttgtgcaaacacaattttaacatcaacatttttatgtagtttttatgtagaagcctcgctccactgtctgtttcgttgaatgacttgctggccaagtaaaagttccgtacccttctccatgtttggtggatccgccaattactttcttttccggttccgcagcagacagcaacagacttttacaaaataaaagcctgtgagaaacagacttttacaataataaaataaataataaaacctgcgctaatgcacgataaaatatctgtcggcattaaataatcaacgagttaacgcaataataacgagtcaaCTTGCCCAGCCCGAATTATGAACAGTGAAAGACCTCTTACTGTGAGTGCACATATAAAGCCTTTTCATGTGTTACACATAAGGGGTGAATTTGAACCTAAATCATGATCTTTTTCTAACCCGAACTAGGTACCTTTACTGTGAATAATTAATAACAGTAGCATGGATAAAGAGCCCCAGTCTCTGCAGTAAAATTGCTGCTTAGCAaggccaaaataaaaaaaattaaaatagaaTTTAGTTGAAAAAAATGCAAGACTGTTTGAGAAGACATGCTGAACAACAAAATTGGAACTCGTCAAGTAGTTGTTGAGgtggctgcatggtggtgtagTGGTCAGCatcgtcgcctcacagcaagggtGTTCCTGATTGGAATCCCAGCAGGGGCCCCTTTGTTCTTTCTTTCGTGTTCAGCcagtgtatgcgtgggttctctcctgcCACTCTGGCTTCTTCCCAGAGTCCAATGACATGCGTTTTAGGTTAACTGCTTATTCTAAGTTGACCGTAGGAGCGGGTGTGAGCGCATGGTTGCTTGTCTCCgggtggccctgcgatggactggaaATAAATGGTTATCAGACATTTATACAGGAGGGGTGCTAAACATCAGCAATAACAGAGGAGACCAAAAAAATCTGTGGACCTTTACAAGGCTTCCAGCTTAGTTTGATGAAGCAAATTTAGCAGCGTAGTGATTTGAGATTAAGattagatttattgtcatgtacgaAAATGCACGAaatcacacactcagacagatgccatacactgggcAGCCAAGGGCACCTCggtcaagggcacctcggccgtggcaaggaggtggactgtcACCCCTCTggctgtcagttcaccaatctttttgagtggtggatcatcatccatccattttctatacaagCTCGAgtcgggctggagcctatcccagcagtcatcgggcaagaggcagggtacaccctggacaggccaccagcctatcacagggccacacgagacaaacaaccacacacactcacactcactcctaggggcAATTTTAGtgcctggagagaacccacgcataaaCAGGGATaatatgcaaactccacacagaaaggccccagccgtcAGTAGAACCtttgaggtgacggtgctaaccaccacaccaccgtgcagcccggaATTGACTATCATGATTCCTTAATTGAACAAGGGGATTTGTGTGAGCACCACAACAGAGCTGCTAGATCATATTGGATTGTCATTGTATCTGTAGTGCTATAGGGTGCAATTTCAATACGTAAAGTGCCACATTCGAAAGAGGTCAAATTGATTCTAAATAGTTTCATGAGTTCAGAAAAGTTAGAGACTTCCTCTTTCCAAGTGTACCAACTGACAGTTCTCACCCTGCATGCAATCGGCACAAACTTGGTGCAAGTGGAAAAAAGAACCCTCCGCCATCCATGATCAAATGCTTCTAAATTCATGCAGAAAAtccaacttcttttttttttttccaacaaaatTAGAAGATGATGTAGGTCAGTTAACAGTTACACCCAGTTGCATCAGTGGAAGactaaaaatgacaaaatagtTTTGAACTGTGAATGATTTCTGATCAAATCTTAACACCAAGATTCTGAATCCATTTGTGACATTTCGTATTCGTCACTTATTGATCATGGTTTGCATCATCAGCTGATTATATGGATCAAAATTTGGGATTATGATACCGATATAAATACAATAAGATGCAAATTGAAATATTTGCTTATGACTATCAATAAGTCCACTAATAGTGTTTGTTTTAGGTCTTTTTCTGTATGAtatcaaaaagaaagaaaaaaaaaattgtaaatgaAAGTAAATCTATCTTTTTTTATACATTGTGTACTTTGCCTCACGGTTACCCATCTGTGTGTTGGGCTGCCTGAGGCTGCTGCTTTGTACGCagcaaaatgaaaatgtgagaaatggaaaactgAGTTTCCTCGAAGCTGATGACAAACTGCCAAAAAGGAGATACCGAGATGCAGCAGAGAAAGAGTGCTCCTCAGGCCATCTCGTGTAATGTGGTCTGCTCAAACAATGAGGAAAAGCCGTAGCTACCGGTGACACAGACAGGAGCAAAAAAGCAGCGACTGCCTACGGGCCATAAAATCAATCTGAGAAGCAGTGTTATATACTAAAAATCATTTAGTGTCATTTAGCATTATTTCAAGTTAATGGGATAGAGTGTGCAACTCCATCCGTGTCAACCatctaaaaagagaaaatgattTTATATTAAGCTTTTAcaagaatttcttttttttttttatgataaaaGTTGGTCCAGGCAGCAGTTTAGAGGCAATATTCAACCCTGCCAATATTATTCCCTCTTTTCTCTCCGACTCCTTTTGAAACAACTTTTCATCCCTCCCTTTACATCTAAAATGGTCCTCATTTTCCTTCCACCACTCCCCCAAGaccatcttcctctctcctgtttgCTCTGCTAACCTTTAATGTCTGGGCTCACTTTTCTCTACTGCTCATCCTCCCGGCCCCCTCCCGGTCCCCTTCATTTCCTCTCAACTCCTCTCTTgctccttccctccctcctcttccccaTTTCCAATCTTCACCTTTTCCATCTTTCATATCGCCGCCTATATCATTTACCTCCTGCCCTTTTCTCTGCGCTCCCCTAACCTTCTCTTTTCACCACTTTTGTCTGCCCCTCTCCTCTTCACCCCTGGACAATGACCCGCTTTCCACCTTTAATACATCCTCCATATTGCTCAAAGAGTCATTCGACCGCCAATCAGAATCTACTCATAAAGCTTCTCATATCTGATTCCATTTCCATTTAACCGAAGGGATGCTCccacccccccctctctctctctctctctctctctctctctctctctctctctcaggctCATACTTTAGTGGCAGATTTCTATTTCACAGGTGGTATTCAAAGAGGCATCTCTAAAAGGATTGGAAACCAAAGATACACAGCACAGGAGCCCTGGATTTTAGGGACTGCCATTACCAAGAGTCCAATAACGTAAATGTCACACGTGCGCTTGGGCAAATGCCTGTGTGAGTAACGGAGAGGAAGAAGTTATGGCAGAAAAACACTCCGCAGACTTGTGTGTTCACTATCCGTTGACCCCATTAGATATGGAGCTAAACCCAAGCTAAGCGCCGCAGTTTCTCGCCATCTCCCCATCTGCACCTCCTCTCCACCCCCGTTCTTTAATTGCCTCTGCCACTTTCCCAATGGTCTGATGAGCCACACTTCTGTCAATCAATAGCCCTCTCCACTGTCCCCCTGTGCATTTATATAAGGTCACTTTATTGAATTCTAACAGCAACCAAGGCACAAACCAACTAAAAAAGGTCTCTGGATGTAGGCTCAGAAGGACACGGATGTCTGCAAGTACAGATGACCAATTATGATCATGTAACGTACAAGTGATCCGCTAAATCTTACAACGGTCCTTTCTCCTACATGCCTGGTAAGAAGTTAGTTTTCCACAGAAGATAGACTCCTTAAATCCCCCAGTAATTTGGGAGGGAATTGGtcaatgttatttttttccttttttagcctCCCTTTCACCTCTGTTGCATTATGCTTCATACAGTACTGTAATCCAAACTGGAGGCTGCCCAaagaatttctttttttgagCTTCCACACATCCCGCCCGATGTTCTATGCAAGCATCAACCTAAATTTGTCAAAATGGTTTCATCAGTAGGTAGTATCAACAATCTAAAAAGCTTAGAGAACCTGTTGATTATTTATCTTTACACCTAAAATGTGATTTAATCTTGTACAATCCACTCAAAATACaaatttagattagatttagcGCAACATGAAGTTAAAATGCATGTCTCATTGAGGGATACAAATGATACTTTTGTGCAGATAAAAAACCGGATGACATTGCACACACTTTTATGACAACTAACGGATGAATTTAAATTGAATCACCTACGTTTGGCCTTTGGCATTAGCAGAAAAGCAGTGATGTATTGAGTTGTTTGAAAGAAGACTTGATCACGCTTGATTTGTGTAGAGTTGGGTTGTAGGTTTGTATGTACCGAGATAATCAGTAGAAAATAGCTGTTAGAAATAGTAATACCGTATCAAAGGTCTATGAATTTGgaaaaaacttaaaatgatcatcaaaatgtaaaaacatcttCAGAATAGTAAACCCTCCGTAGTCTTGGCAGTAGACAACCGAATTGCCCTAAGAAAAAGCAGACTGACATCCACATCTAACTCTAATAAAGTTTTTATGTTCCCCGCACCGAGGGCCTTCATAGAAGCAgtgctctctttattttttgtccTGATGCATAATGTTGGTCTCAGTGGGATGCTGGCTTTCTCAGACAGAAACATGCAGGGCCCACACTGCGTAACAGCGGCGTTTTACGTTTCCACTCACGTCCGCCGCTGGATGTTTGCACCGTCGAGCTGACTACCTCCAGATTGATTCACCTGTCGCCTGAGCAAGTTTGATCCCCAGGGGCGGTCTAGCTGGGACTCGTCGGGCGAGACACTGCGCTCCTCCAACCCCCTTCCTCGCCCACAACTCTGCTCTGCTATTCCCTCACAGCGCCCCTTACTCATTTCTCCCCACCGCTCACGGAGCGATAAACGAGATTTATAGTTACGGCAGCAAAGCAAACTCGCTGAATGTGTTAACTTTATCTTCAAGGACGCAAAGGCAACAAGGAGCTAAAGAGCAATGACTTGACTGTGACTGTGAatcagaaggaaaaaaaggtcACATTTCGCAGTGATAAGCGGGACTGAAGCTCGGTGACACCGACTGACAGAGGAAAGAATAAATGTGAGGGCTTTCAAGCTGACTGCTCAGTTGCTgaggagacacacacacacacactaatacGGAGGCAGAGGACGCTTGCACTAACACAAGGTTAAGAACTTTTGCTTTTATGGACTACTTTTTACAGAACTTTTCCTAATGGCAAATTGACTGTTGCACCTGATGTTGCATACAGTGACGAATGGGAAACTTGAATTTTTTGACTtgtgaaaaacacaaagaataGCAATGAAAAGCTAGAATTTCCAGTTGGGATATAAAACATTGAATTACTGGTACATCATTATTTGCTCATTTCTTTCCTAAATGCTTGTCATCAGCAGAGCAAAGAGTAAGAACAAGAAGTTTCTACTCCCCACTTTTGAGGTAGAGTGAATGCTGCGGGATCTGAGGTCAGGGATCTGGTTAGATGAACATGTAGCTGCTGAGTTCAGAGAGTGGCGTTGTCAGGGTTTGTGGATTTTGAAATTTGGTTGAATTTTTCTGGTCGTAGTTTTTCTGGGTTTTAGTTTTGATCTGTTATTTAGTCATTTGTTTTTATCAGCATTTATTCCATTTCCATTTATTGCGTTTCTCTTGTCTtgatttgtctttttgtccatagTCTCTTTGATTGCTGTCTGTTCTTCATCTTAGCTTTTTTATCACTTATGGTGATGAgttatacgttttttttttgtttttttttcaggtttctgCAGTCTGTTTAAGTCCAGTCTTTAGTTGTCTTTTATAGCTGCATTCAACGTTTGTCTTTATCGTTCTTACTTTTGGCCAGGAAGTTTCCTTCATTTGTTTTGACATATACTCACTCCTAGTTTCTTCATGTTTATGTCACTCGCTCCACTACTCACCTGTGTTAATTGTCTCAGCGGTTCACCATTTCACTAATCAGTTCTCCTCTGTATTTAAGCTCCCTGGTTTTCCATAGTCTGACACTCGCTGTTACTCTTCATAGTTCGCTTCTTGTTGTTTCAAGTTCTTGGCCATGTTCACGGTCTTAGTcgggtttttgttgttttttttatgtttttatttccccAAGTTTAGCTCATGGTGTTCTGGCTTGGCTGCATTTTTTGTTATAGTTTTGAATAACTCAAGTTCTAGTACCTCACAACCTCCCGCCTTCATCTgcgtctgcatttgggtccttcTTCTCTCCCCACCACCCTAACAGGCGTCCACATTTAGTGTAAAACAGAATACTTTATTTGACATCAGATACCCAAACGTATGCCCTTAAGCAAAggaaaaggcttttatttttcacattgtGCCCTATAGTGAACACTTACtaaaggcctttttttttttcagccttcGTATTTTCCCAATTCTCTGAAATATTTTAAAGATATTGTGCAGCTTTGATTATGAAATTCCCAAACTATGCGTCACATTTCATGAGCTTCTATTGTGCAAGAGAATGTAACACTTCTCAGTTTCAAGAGTTGATGTTTGCTTATCATATCAGAATGAGAATTTCCTTTATTTGCAAAGCATTGCAGTCTGTTCCCATTTAAATTTCACACTGCATCGCAGTTGGTATGAAGATTGTctattgtgtgtgtttgctcttTGTGGTTGTATTCCAATGAGTCACAAAACTTAACTGAAAGGTACATGTTTATACACATGAGCTATACATTTGTGTAGGGCACTAAGCTCAGCAGCTTACTTTAAGCATGCATCTCCTGAACAAGCCCAGTTTCAAAACTACCAGCAGAGTATGTGACACGTTATAAGGAACTTCTAGAATCATATATTGTGCAATCACTGTACAATAGAATAGATTATATCCATATCTTTGGTTAAAGAATCTTTCAAGCTCTGGAATAGTAATGAGCTTCTCATAATCTTCTTTTTAATAAACAGTACTATATATCCAAAGGGACATTACTGTTGGTCTGGGAACTCTATCTTTGAGCAATTGCATCAAAAATGGACATGCAGCCGAAGTGAATAGTGGGTTTTATCCACTTGTCTTCACATGAGAAAGCAGTCTAATCATTAATTTCTACAATTCAGCTACACTCTCGAGCAGCTCTTTGGTGTTGACCTAACATCCTCATtatttgtgtttctctcttcctCTCATGATAGCTGCCAAATACAACGGTGAACTCTACAACAAGCGTCGGCTGATGGTAGAGCTGCCATCGAAAGGGGGCCTTCCTCTCCAGCCTTTGGGCAACTCCAGACCCTCTGTGGGCAACATGTCGTCAATGACTACTCCAATTCCCACCAACCCCATGGCTTCGAATCCTATGACCTCCAATCACATGAACCCCAGCATCACTCAGATGACTTCAATGACGCCAATGACATCTATGACACCAATGACTTCGCTTACCCAGATGACGTCCATGACTCCCATGACCTCCTTGGGGCCACTGACTCCAGAACCAGTGGCCACCTATGTCACTGAGATGCCTAGCATCTCCTCTGTCTCAACCCTACCGACAGAGAGGCACATAGCTGGTGCAGGAGGAGGGGGACTCAAGCCAAATGGCCAGAAACCCAAAGGCAGCCATGGTCATGCTGCCCACAGCTCTCACACTTATGCTCACAGCCACAGTAGCAAGGCGCCAGGACTTGGGGCTACTTCCCTGGCGCATATGGCAGGGACCATGCCAGGTGGCACATCCCTGGGCATCTCCAGAGCCGCTGCGACGGCCTTTGGCTCAAACTCAGCCACCATGGGCCGCCCATTGGCGTACAGTTCCAACACAATCGCAGCTGGGCATGTAATGGGGTTTGGGCTAAAGGGCTGGGATGGGACTGAGACAGTGGGCAGGAGGAAGAGCTATGGGCATAAGAGGCCTCAGTGTACCGTGCTGGAGCCAAACCAGCTTCATGACACCAgaggccacagccacagccaccaCTTCCTCCCCACACAGCCCTATTTTGTGACCAACAGCAAGACAGAGGTGACTGTGTGAGAGAGGATGAAAGGAagaaagagagggggaaagGATGTATGTGGAGTGATGACACAAGCAATCTCTAAGTGGAGGCGCCAACTCCTGGGGTGTTCAAAGGTGCCGGTCTACATGTGTGTTTAAGTGAAGAAGATGATGCTCGTTGGCCTAGTGTGTCTAAGTGGTTCTTGTTTCACAGAACTCACCAATCAAATCACTCAACAGACCTTTGTAGTCAAGAGGACGGTACCCAAGTTGGTGGCACCTATAACGATACTATATTAGGAACCTTGCGAGCGGGGATGTCTGTACTCCTGTGGCAATGTTAAGAGTGTTGTCTCGGAGCTAATATCTACTCTGTAATGATGAGTATTACAGGGCGGCTACATGCAGATGTTAAAGGGCAAAAATGCTGGAAATGAAACAGATTGGCTTTAAAAACCAAACCTTAGAAGCAATATAAGGGATGAAGTGTAAAGCATTAAAACGTCATGGAAAAGGATAAAGGCAGCATGTTTAGCTATAAAAAGAGAGATTCTcatctgccaaaaaaaaaagaaaaagaagcattGAACGGTTTGGAAGAAATACCATTCCTACACCCAAATCGGCCGAGGGCTTTGAAGCAGACACACATGATGAGGGCGCTGGGATTTGGACTGCAGACATGCTTTGTACTGTGGCTATTCAGAAGCGCCTTCATAAGCTCTGCTGCTGAAGGTCGCCCTTTTTTCCGCGAGGCTCCAGCACAGAGAATGGAGGCTGTCGCACTGGCATTGTTGTGTTCTGATCTCGTCTGTGTGGTGACAGCTCGCCCAGAGGAGGGGTGAGGAGGCAGGGAGGCAGCATCTGGGTGATGCTGCAGCAAAGTGGTGGCTCCTCAGACCATCATActcgccacacacacacacacaaatgcacacattcAGAAGCAGACACATGTTCACAGTCACAGAAATGTACAGTAGAAACACCACACACCAGGTGTGTCGAAAAAGGTTTTTGAATGATACCAATagcttttttttgcattaaaataaatcaaatgccATTAAAATCTTCAGTGAATTTAGATAACGAGACCCTGGAAGTTTTGAAAATGGCAGCTATTTTAAAAATTAAGAACTATTTGCAAAATAATTGCACAATTAAATCGACTGTTTGGCATGTATGCCTTCTTTCTAAGTATGAAATGAGAAAATTAGTGCCACTTTTCTGTCCGTTCCCTAGTTATGATGCAAGAGGCATCAGGTAATTAACTCTGCAGGCAACAAACACAAGAAACAAGAGTAAAACACTAGTCCTCTGCAATGGTACATTACATAATGGCGCCTGAAAACATCACTAATTAACATGTTATATGTAGCTAatttaatctgaacaaaaacCTAACTGTTAAAAAGACATTCTGTGGTTTTAGGAAAGGTTGTGTGTCAGAGCAACTGTCATGGGACTTTACAGTAGGTTGCCAGGCAACAAACGATTAAACTCTTCCTCTGAAAGAATAGATgaaatgagaaaacaaaaaaaaagctgctcagCGGTGGTTAAAGAGTACCCTGATCATGCTGGAAGTGAACATGATGACTTTTATAAACAAAAGAatgttttttatgtatttatccCAGATGGCACACATAGAAAAGTGTCTATGCCTGCAATCATAACATGGACCAAATGTAAGTTTGGACTTGCAggaattaaaaatgaataagAAAGTAAGTAACAAGACTTTTTATGATAGTGTATGCCACAAGGAACTAAGCTTGATTAGATCACTCACTGTACTGAAGCTCTAGCttgagggagaaaaaaacatcacaacCAGCTGGAAAAATCTATGTGGGTTACATGActcaaacataaaaataaacctGTGAGTC of the Odontesthes bonariensis isolate fOdoBon6 chromosome 23, fOdoBon6.hap1, whole genome shotgun sequence genome contains:
- the shisa9a gene encoding LOW QUALITY PROTEIN: protein shisa-9A (The sequence of the model RefSeq protein was modified relative to this genomic sequence to represent the inferred CDS: inserted 1 base in 1 codon); the encoded protein is MRGKYFLLGFLLLKLMALVCKADGEPGLLGGFVMIATSNGSREEESVSEETPHTEDQCRGYYDVMGQWDPPFVCKTGNYLYCCGTCGFRFCCSFKHSRLDQSTCKNYDTPVWMKTXQTPYKKINKLHDSTKDKTNLIVYIICGVVAIMALVGIFTKLGLEKAHRPQRENMSRAVASVLQGGCPGEQYRGEEALGMHSQHFVSRATNLQAGQINNNVGQGSNIGQQHPYPNLSQLAHVYEQQQQQQQQQQQQQQQQQQQQQNKDINTYASLKAVAAKYNGELYNKRRLMVELPSKGGLPLQPLGNSRPSVGNMSSMTTPIPTNPMASNPMTSNHMNPSITQMTSMTPMTSMTPMTSLTQMTSMTPMTSLGPLTPEPVATYVTEMPSISSVSTLPTERHIAGAGGGGLKPNGQKPKGSHGHAAHSSHTYAHSHSSKAPGLGATSLAHMAGTMPGGTSLGISRAAATAFGSNSATMGRPLAYSSNTIAAGHVMGFGLKGWDGTETVGRRKSYGHKRPQCTVLEPNQLHDTRGHSHSHHFLPTQPYFVTNSKTEVTV